The uncultured Flavobacterium sp. genome has a window encoding:
- a CDS encoding GntR family transcriptional regulator, with product MKQIIQQIKNLESINSLSKHEQLVQGIINAIDEKVVTKGDLLPSVNTFISELGFARETIAKAYKELVHRGIIESKNRLGYFVATNDVKQELKVALLIFAFDIFQETFYENFRKGLGKNVQLDIFFHHNNFDTFENIIQSIKGKYGMFVIAPIPNKKTPAVLKQLPTNRVLLVDRFVETDEDYNYVAQEFGDSSYNAFVQLKDKIKKYDELVFFFKPSSAEPNEILNSFKRFMKDYDIKGVIKEEYIAGSLEKGKVYFTIHNLELWEMLKDSKIKGLKIGTDIGFISHNDDIVKEIIFDGVTTFSTDFSEMGKRAAEFVLNRKKTQEIIPTILIDRNSL from the coding sequence ATGAAGCAAATTATTCAACAGATAAAAAATCTAGAATCTATAAATTCCTTATCTAAACATGAGCAGCTGGTTCAGGGAATAATTAATGCTATTGATGAAAAGGTAGTAACAAAAGGCGATCTGCTTCCATCTGTAAATACTTTTATAAGCGAATTGGGTTTTGCAAGAGAAACAATTGCCAAAGCTTACAAAGAGCTCGTTCACAGAGGAATTATCGAATCAAAAAACCGACTGGGATATTTCGTTGCCACCAACGATGTAAAACAAGAGTTGAAAGTGGCACTTCTGATCTTTGCATTTGATATTTTTCAGGAAACGTTTTACGAAAATTTCAGAAAAGGTCTTGGAAAAAATGTACAGTTGGACATCTTTTTTCATCACAACAATTTTGATACGTTCGAAAATATAATTCAAAGTATAAAAGGAAAATACGGAATGTTTGTTATCGCTCCAATTCCTAACAAAAAAACACCCGCTGTCTTAAAACAGCTGCCAACAAACAGAGTATTGCTGGTAGACCGTTTTGTAGAAACGGATGAAGATTACAATTATGTTGCACAAGAGTTTGGAGATTCGTCTTACAATGCTTTTGTACAGCTTAAAGATAAAATTAAAAAGTACGATGAGCTTGTTTTCTTCTTCAAACCTTCGTCTGCAGAACCTAATGAAATTTTAAATTCATTTAAAAGATTCATGAAGGATTATGATATCAAAGGCGTTATAAAAGAAGAATACATAGCAGGTTCACTAGAAAAAGGGAAAGTATATTTTACGATTCACAATCTGGAACTTTGGGAAATGCTGAAAGACTCTAAAATAAAAGGACTTAAGATTGGTACAGATATCGGTTTTATTTCGCACAACGATGATATTGTAAAAGAAATCATCTTTGACGGCGTAACAACATTTTCTACAGATTTCTCTGAAATGGGAAAAAGAGCCGCTGAATTTGTTCTGAATAGAAAAAAAACGCAGGAGATTATTCCAACAATTCTTATTGATAGAAATTCGTTGTAA
- a CDS encoding solute:sodium symporter family transporter → MNVLSIVSFLLITGLVAFISALKTRKKKVQTTSGLFFADHNNNFFIVGGALLLSNISANQFIGENESIYTNNMSVMAWGVSSVLAMLLVAEFFLPIYFRTGAMTIPDYLGKRYDHSTKRLVSIIFLCSYIVNLLPAVLYGGAVALTGMFNFLYPLELTYWQNIWVMVWLIGLTGCAYSVLGGLRAISISDTVLSIGLLTIGIAFPYFGFKFLGNGDWSKGLHILFSQHKEHLNSIGGPHDEIPLSTIFTGMFIMNLYYWGMEQFIVQQALSAKSLSHSQKGMGLACLGKLLCPFIINIPGLVGVHLYQNLENTAEVFPLVVKDTLPGVMIGLTAAVVLGAAISTFNAGLNSSSTLFVLNLYKPWLEKRNKEVTEKHLVYTGRKFEIILSAVAMFSAPFIIFSKAGFYTYLQQLSGMFCLPIFTIILIGFVFKKVPPQAAKIGMIFFILSYVVFNYILEIELHYLHMLALLFVLTTICMLVASRFYRNYSYIEIKLESVELSPWENRYWYFGGLVIGMISLFVLFSKWGIA, encoded by the coding sequence ATGAATGTTTTATCGATTGTTAGTTTTTTACTGATTACAGGGTTAGTTGCTTTTATTTCAGCTTTAAAAACACGTAAAAAAAAGGTACAGACTACAAGTGGACTTTTTTTTGCAGATCATAACAATAATTTTTTTATAGTTGGAGGTGCTTTGCTGCTGAGTAATATAAGTGCCAATCAGTTTATAGGCGAAAACGAATCTATCTACACCAACAACATGAGCGTTATGGCATGGGGCGTGAGTTCTGTGCTGGCAATGTTGCTTGTTGCCGAGTTTTTTCTGCCTATTTATTTTCGTACAGGCGCGATGACAATTCCGGATTATCTGGGAAAACGTTACGATCATTCGACCAAAAGACTCGTATCGATCATATTTTTGTGCAGTTATATTGTCAATTTGCTTCCGGCAGTATTATACGGTGGTGCAGTCGCCCTGACTGGAATGTTCAATTTTTTATATCCTTTAGAATTAACATACTGGCAGAATATCTGGGTTATGGTTTGGCTGATAGGTCTTACAGGCTGTGCATATTCGGTTTTAGGCGGTTTACGTGCCATATCGATTAGCGATACTGTTTTAAGTATTGGTTTATTGACCATTGGTATTGCTTTTCCTTATTTCGGATTTAAATTTTTAGGAAACGGAGACTGGTCCAAAGGGCTTCATATTTTGTTTTCGCAGCATAAAGAACATCTAAATTCTATAGGAGGGCCGCATGATGAAATTCCGCTAAGTACCATTTTTACAGGTATGTTTATTATGAACCTGTATTATTGGGGAATGGAACAGTTTATTGTACAACAGGCGCTTTCGGCAAAAAGTTTATCACACAGTCAAAAAGGAATGGGACTTGCCTGTTTAGGGAAATTATTATGTCCTTTTATCATTAATATTCCAGGGTTGGTAGGCGTTCATCTTTACCAAAATCTCGAAAATACAGCCGAAGTTTTTCCTCTTGTTGTCAAAGATACATTGCCCGGAGTTATGATTGGTTTAACGGCCGCTGTTGTATTGGGAGCTGCAATTAGTACTTTTAATGCAGGACTTAACAGCAGCAGTACATTGTTTGTGCTGAATCTTTATAAACCGTGGTTAGAGAAAAGAAATAAAGAAGTGACAGAGAAACATTTGGTTTATACAGGGCGTAAATTCGAGATCATTTTATCGGCTGTAGCCATGTTTTCGGCTCCGTTTATAATATTTAGTAAAGCTGGTTTTTATACCTATTTACAGCAGCTGAGCGGAATGTTCTGTCTGCCTATTTTTACTATTATTCTGATTGGTTTTGTATTCAAAAAAGTTCCGCCTCAGGCCGCTAAAATCGGAATGATATTCTTTATTTTAAGCTATGTAGTTTTTAATTATATTCTGGAAATTGAGTTGCATTACCTGCACATGCTGGCACTATTGTTCGTTCTTACTACAATATGTATGTTGGTTGCTTCCAGATTTTATCGCAATTACAGTTATATTGAAATAAAATTAGAATCGGTTGAATTATCGCCTTGGGAAAACCGTTATTGGTATTTTGGTGGATTAGTGATAGGTATGATTAGTCTTTTTGTTTTATTCTCAAAATGGGGGATAGCTTAG
- a CDS encoding TonB-dependent receptor, translating into MRIAIRYLCFLVVMMCAGTLYSQTITGKVTDNENLPLPGATVIVKGTQTSTVTDIDGSYKLTDVKTGSILEFSFIGFTPLSISANSSVVNASLKPSSQELSEVIIVGAVMKKGDLSGAVSSVSGDKLREVPTPNVVQALQGRASGVYVQQSAVPGQTGSIRIRGNNSLNFGGNPIFVIDGLVTDSNFENINPDDIASMEVLKDASATALYGSRAANGVIVITTKKGSRSGEAKIQYDTWTGVSEFARTIPLMNGQQLFDLRVDAYANRYMDEHPGADRAAYVNQIKSDGSTVFAPYELESYRTGKSYDWLDQVTRSGFQTNHNLSFSGGGEKGTYFVSFNYVNQEGLLKNSDFKRYNGKINLTQDLKSWLQFGTNTTFSRSKTDYQEETAFGVALGANPLLPIDAKSTYLRYGEVFDQNLYNPIKSLDIINSSTRNRLTSSNFLSAKPLKGLDIRTTLSVDIADQANFDYIPSYTGQSLRNSMNGEAHHYRYSQFNYQWDNTVSYSKVFAAKHDVSVMGGFSVMSNSGNSTEVRARGFVSDDLTYMALSGAYQKDNAQLSSNFTDYSNQSYFARANYTYDGKYNITGTVRRDGSSKFGPNNKWGTFPSIAGSWDVAKENFLSGFEKLNQLKFRVGYGMVGNQNVDAYRYFALYNAQVSNNSGTYVSDNYIDNFDLRWEKQKQFNVGLDAGFFKNRLTASANYFHINNDDLLMLRNMPVSSGYKYKLDNIGSTTNKGIELELSGDIIKNKDFKWNVSANISSAKNKVTKLYGDATEIYKLGGYSNNEIQRTGNFFLGQSVNTVYVFEYDGIAQTGEDLTKVNYGSRTVQAGDIKIKDRNGDGVINDKDRYVVGDLNPDYYGGFSTDLNYKGFALNAVFSYSIGGKRPSSTYESYMNSGGMSAAHTDLLDRWTPTNTNTDIPRAYYGGGRYTLGETDKAIQDASFLRLNALTLSYTLQDKVAQSVFLKNVRFYVTGSNLFIVTKYKGYDPEGGDSYPISRMLVMGLNVSL; encoded by the coding sequence ATGAGAATCGCAATAAGATACTTATGCTTCTTAGTAGTTATGATGTGTGCCGGTACACTTTATTCCCAAACTATTACCGGTAAAGTTACAGATAATGAAAATTTACCATTGCCTGGAGCTACAGTTATAGTAAAGGGTACACAAACTTCTACTGTAACTGACATTGACGGAAGTTACAAATTAACAGATGTTAAAACCGGATCAATTTTAGAATTTAGTTTCATCGGATTTACTCCACTAAGTATTTCTGCGAATAGTTCAGTTGTAAATGCATCTTTAAAACCAAGCTCTCAGGAATTAAGTGAAGTTATAATAGTTGGAGCCGTAATGAAAAAGGGAGATCTATCGGGCGCTGTAAGTAGCGTTTCTGGTGATAAGCTTAGAGAGGTTCCTACGCCAAATGTAGTGCAGGCGTTACAAGGGCGCGCTTCAGGTGTATATGTACAACAAAGCGCTGTACCTGGTCAAACAGGTTCAATAAGAATTAGAGGAAATAATTCTCTAAACTTTGGCGGTAATCCAATATTTGTCATAGATGGTTTGGTTACTGATAGCAATTTTGAAAACATTAACCCTGACGATATTGCGAGTATGGAAGTTCTTAAAGATGCTTCTGCTACTGCACTATATGGTTCGAGAGCAGCTAATGGAGTAATAGTAATTACAACAAAAAAAGGTTCAAGATCAGGAGAAGCAAAAATACAGTATGATACATGGACAGGTGTATCTGAATTTGCAAGGACTATCCCGTTGATGAATGGGCAACAATTATTTGATCTAAGAGTTGATGCTTATGCAAATCGTTATATGGATGAGCATCCTGGGGCTGATCGTGCTGCTTATGTTAATCAAATTAAGTCAGATGGTTCGACTGTATTTGCGCCTTATGAATTAGAATCTTACAGAACGGGTAAAAGTTATGATTGGTTAGATCAGGTAACGCGTTCAGGTTTTCAAACGAATCATAATTTAAGTTTTAGTGGAGGAGGAGAAAAGGGGACTTATTTTGTAAGTTTTAATTATGTTAACCAAGAGGGACTTCTTAAAAACTCTGATTTTAAAAGATATAATGGAAAAATTAACCTTACGCAGGACTTAAAATCATGGTTGCAGTTTGGTACCAATACTACTTTTTCAAGAAGTAAGACTGATTATCAGGAGGAGACTGCCTTTGGTGTCGCATTGGGAGCAAATCCACTATTACCTATAGACGCTAAGTCTACTTATCTTAGATATGGTGAAGTGTTTGACCAGAATCTTTATAATCCGATAAAAAGTCTTGATATCATAAATTCAAGTACACGTAACAGACTTACAAGTAGTAATTTTTTAAGTGCAAAACCATTAAAAGGACTTGATATCAGAACTACTTTGTCTGTAGATATTGCAGATCAGGCAAATTTTGATTATATACCAAGTTACACAGGACAGTCACTTAGAAATTCTATGAATGGTGAAGCTCATCACTATAGATATTCACAATTCAATTATCAGTGGGATAATACCGTAAGTTACAGTAAAGTTTTTGCAGCAAAACATGATGTAAGTGTTATGGGAGGATTTTCTGTGATGAGTAATTCAGGTAATAGTACAGAGGTTAGAGCTCGCGGATTTGTTAGTGATGATTTGACATACATGGCATTATCAGGTGCATATCAAAAAGATAATGCGCAGTTAAGCTCGAATTTTACAGATTATTCAAACCAATCGTATTTTGCAAGAGCCAACTATACTTATGATGGTAAATACAATATTACAGGTACAGTAAGAAGAGATGGTTCTTCTAAATTTGGTCCTAATAACAAATGGGGAACCTTTCCTTCAATAGCGGGAAGTTGGGATGTTGCTAAAGAAAATTTCCTTTCAGGATTTGAAAAATTAAATCAGCTTAAATTCCGTGTAGGTTATGGTATGGTGGGGAATCAAAATGTAGATGCTTATAGATATTTTGCCTTATATAACGCACAAGTTAGTAATAATTCCGGGACTTACGTGTCTGATAATTATATTGATAATTTTGATTTAAGATGGGAAAAACAAAAGCAATTTAATGTTGGATTAGATGCTGGTTTCTTTAAAAACAGACTGACTGCAAGTGCTAATTATTTTCATATAAATAATGACGATCTTTTGATGTTGCGCAATATGCCGGTTTCATCAGGATATAAATATAAGCTGGATAATATTGGTTCTACAACTAATAAGGGTATAGAACTAGAACTTAGCGGTGATATTATTAAAAACAAAGATTTTAAATGGAATGTTTCTGCCAACATTTCATCGGCAAAAAATAAGGTTACTAAACTTTATGGAGATGCTACAGAGATATACAAGTTGGGTGGTTATAGCAACAATGAAATCCAACGTACCGGGAACTTTTTCTTAGGTCAATCAGTAAACACAGTTTATGTGTTTGAATATGATGGTATAGCACAGACGGGAGAAGACCTTACTAAAGTAAATTACGGAAGTAGAACTGTTCAAGCTGGAGATATTAAAATAAAAGACCGCAATGGCGATGGTGTAATAAACGATAAAGACAGGTATGTAGTTGGCGATTTGAATCCTGATTATTATGGAGGTTTTTCTACAGATCTTAATTACAAAGGTTTTGCATTAAATGCAGTGTTTTCATATTCAATAGGAGGTAAGAGACCAAGTTCTACTTACGAAAGCTATATGAACTCAGGAGGAATGAGTGCAGCACATACAGATCTTTTGGATCGTTGGACTCCTACCAATACCAATACAGATATTCCAAGAGCCTATTATGGAGGAGGAAGATATACTTTGGGTGAGACAGATAAGGCAATACAAGATGCTTCATTCTTAAGATTAAATGCACTTACATTATCTTATACATTACAAGACAAGGTTGCACAAAGTGTTTTTCTTAAAAATGTAAGGTTTTATGTAACTGGATCTAATCTATTTATTGTAACTAAATATAAAGGGTATGATCCTGAGGGAGGAGATTCTTATCCTATATCCAGAATGCTAGTTATGGGATTAAATGTATCTCTTTAA
- a CDS encoding RagB/SusD family nutrient uptake outer membrane protein encodes MKAKIIAFMALVILSASCSSDFLEEEPKSSLTAAQAYGSLGKIEPVLLGAITNWRNMQKDRAGLYTSLGTDEAQQGALQVTGDANQAGLDLYNGFLSQENQAIGQLWNDRWPVIEVAAQSIRALGINTEDDSAKRDLLLGEASFLRATLMFELTQYWGEIPINDKAKTAEFGLKRQPLALVYSYIVADLERAVQKLPVTQSNPAFPAKGVAQALLGKVYLYAPQASGYRDYAKGKQWFEEVIKSGKYSLLPNYADVFSPDHANSSESLYEWQYNNNWPDNNQIQWQTGSRVLANIDQYAYFGGYDLILPTQYCYKDKTDGGIWEPGDVRKDASIRYDFTYKGVKPTLPAGFGGDELDPHIKKYEDIRVQGKQSFWNSGKNKPYIRYSDVLLNYAECLNELGNTTEAEGYVNQVRTRAFGGTLPAAMKWSGLSQSQFREQILDERMRELAFEGWRRMDLNRTGKLVELVKARNKWAKQNGTIAAFHNLYPIPIGEIKLNDEIGPENQNPGY; translated from the coding sequence ATGAAAGCAAAAATTATAGCCTTTATGGCCCTAGTAATATTATCAGCTTCCTGTTCTTCAGATTTTTTGGAAGAAGAGCCAAAAAGTTCACTTACTGCTGCTCAGGCGTATGGCAGTTTAGGTAAAATAGAGCCTGTTCTCTTGGGAGCTATAACGAATTGGAGGAATATGCAAAAAGACCGTGCAGGACTTTATACTTCTCTTGGTACAGACGAAGCACAACAAGGGGCTTTGCAGGTAACCGGAGATGCAAACCAAGCAGGACTTGATTTGTACAATGGTTTTCTAAGTCAGGAGAATCAGGCAATTGGGCAATTGTGGAATGATAGATGGCCAGTAATTGAAGTAGCTGCACAATCTATTAGAGCATTAGGGATCAATACCGAAGATGATAGTGCAAAACGTGATCTTTTACTGGGTGAAGCTAGTTTTTTAAGAGCAACATTAATGTTCGAGCTTACACAATATTGGGGAGAAATACCGATTAATGATAAAGCAAAAACGGCAGAATTTGGTTTAAAACGTCAGCCTCTTGCTTTGGTTTATTCTTATATCGTTGCCGATTTAGAAAGAGCAGTTCAAAAACTTCCTGTAACACAAAGCAATCCTGCATTTCCTGCAAAAGGTGTGGCTCAGGCACTTTTAGGAAAAGTATATCTATATGCTCCTCAAGCGTCAGGATACCGTGATTATGCTAAAGGAAAGCAATGGTTTGAAGAAGTTATTAAATCTGGGAAGTACAGTTTACTGCCTAATTATGCAGATGTTTTTAGTCCGGATCACGCTAATTCTTCAGAATCTTTATATGAATGGCAGTATAATAATAACTGGCCTGATAATAACCAGATCCAATGGCAAACAGGTTCAAGAGTTTTGGCAAATATAGACCAATATGCTTATTTTGGCGGTTATGATCTAATACTTCCTACTCAATATTGTTATAAAGATAAAACGGATGGCGGAATATGGGAACCAGGCGATGTGCGTAAAGATGCGAGTATTCGTTATGATTTTACTTATAAGGGAGTTAAACCAACACTTCCTGCTGGTTTTGGTGGTGATGAGTTGGATCCACACATTAAAAAATATGAAGATATACGTGTACAGGGAAAGCAATCGTTCTGGAATTCAGGAAAAAACAAACCATACATTCGTTATTCAGATGTGTTACTTAACTACGCAGAATGTTTAAATGAATTAGGAAACACAACAGAAGCTGAAGGATATGTTAATCAAGTTCGTACAAGAGCTTTTGGAGGAACATTACCGGCAGCAATGAAGTGGAGCGGACTTTCTCAATCTCAGTTTAGAGAACAAATTCTTGATGAACGCATGCGTGAATTAGCTTTTGAAGGCTGGAGAAGAATGGATCTTAATCGTACAGGAAAATTGGTAGAATTAGTAAAGGCCCGCAACAAATGGGCAAAACAAAACGGTACAATTGCTGCATTTCATAACCTTTATCCTATTCCTATCGGAGAGATTAAGCTAAATGATGAGATTGGACCGGAAAATCAAAATCCTGGTTATTAA
- a CDS encoding glycoside hydrolase family 95 protein, whose amino-acid sequence MNIKKFKALLFILMPLLGYSQNNLLELWYTKPASQWEETLPLGNGRLGIMPDGGVTTEKLVLNEITLWSGSPQDANNYKAYSFLPQIRELLLANKNKEAQKLIDEHFICKGAGSGSGNGADVPFGAYQVLGDMTLKFDYKTQSKATNYTRNLDIQTAVAATQFTIDGVIYKREYFAGFGDDAAFIRLTSSKKGKLNFTIQLDRPERFKTVNGSDNSLVMTGQLNNGTDGKGMKYEAKVKAQIADGNVLYTNNAIEIKNATEVVLFISAGTDYKDKNFETSVDRILDVAMQKKYQDQKKKHIENYQKLFNRVALNFGKAAKKSLPTNERLDAFIKEPDADTGLPVLFYQYGRYLSISSTRVGLLPPNLQGLWASQVQTPWNADYHLDVNVQMNHWALETANLSELNLPLKDLTKGIVANGEKTAKAYYNADGWVAHVITNVWGFTEPGESASWGITKSGSGWLCNNLWSHYLYTNDQVYLAEIYPVLKGAAQFYKSMLVKDSETGWLVTSPSVSPENSFLLPNGDASHVCMGPTIDNQIIRELFNNVIIASKKLGLDNDLSIELEKQLKLLPPPGVVGPDGRIMEWLKPYKEEDPQHRHISHLYGLYPASLITPENKPELADAIKKTLEVRGDDGPSWSIAYKMLFWSRLKEGNKAYRLLKTILRPTLATNINYGAGGGVYPNLLSAGPPFQIDGNFGAAAGIGEMLIQSHAGFIELLPAMPDIWLNEGEVKGLKAEGNFTINMKWEKGKITKYEILSPVPIKVKVKVNGVLKEITSSKL is encoded by the coding sequence ATGAATATTAAGAAATTTAAAGCACTGCTTTTTATACTAATGCCTTTGTTAGGCTATTCACAAAACAATCTATTAGAATTGTGGTATACCAAACCGGCATCTCAATGGGAAGAAACGCTTCCGTTAGGAAACGGACGTTTAGGAATTATGCCGGATGGCGGAGTTACAACCGAAAAACTGGTTTTGAATGAGATTACCTTATGGAGCGGATCTCCGCAAGATGCGAACAATTATAAAGCGTATTCTTTTTTACCACAGATTAGAGAATTGTTATTAGCGAATAAAAATAAAGAAGCCCAAAAATTAATCGATGAGCATTTTATCTGTAAAGGGGCAGGTTCAGGAAGCGGAAACGGAGCTGATGTTCCATTTGGTGCGTATCAGGTTTTGGGAGATATGACACTGAAATTTGATTATAAAACCCAATCAAAAGCCACAAATTATACCAGAAATCTAGACATACAAACTGCAGTTGCAGCGACTCAATTTACAATTGACGGAGTAATTTATAAACGGGAATATTTTGCCGGTTTTGGTGATGATGCCGCTTTTATCAGACTTACTTCGAGTAAAAAAGGAAAACTGAATTTTACTATTCAACTGGATAGACCAGAACGTTTTAAAACCGTAAACGGCAGTGATAATTCTCTTGTTATGACAGGTCAGCTAAACAACGGAACTGACGGAAAGGGAATGAAATATGAAGCTAAAGTAAAAGCTCAAATTGCAGATGGAAATGTATTGTATACCAATAATGCAATTGAAATAAAAAATGCAACCGAAGTCGTATTGTTTATATCGGCAGGAACAGACTATAAAGATAAAAATTTCGAAACTTCAGTAGATAGAATTTTAGATGTGGCAATGCAGAAAAAATATCAGGATCAGAAGAAAAAACATATCGAAAACTATCAAAAGTTATTCAATCGTGTAGCTTTAAATTTTGGAAAAGCTGCAAAAAAATCATTGCCTACAAATGAGCGTTTAGATGCTTTTATTAAAGAACCAGATGCAGATACAGGACTTCCGGTTTTGTTTTACCAATATGGTCGTTATTTGAGTATCAGCAGTACAAGAGTAGGATTGCTTCCGCCAAATTTACAAGGATTATGGGCAAGTCAGGTACAAACACCCTGGAATGCAGATTATCATTTGGATGTAAATGTGCAGATGAATCATTGGGCATTGGAAACAGCTAACTTATCAGAATTAAATCTTCCATTAAAAGATTTAACTAAAGGTATAGTGGCTAATGGAGAAAAAACAGCCAAAGCCTATTATAATGCAGATGGCTGGGTAGCGCACGTAATTACCAATGTTTGGGGATTTACAGAACCTGGTGAAAGTGCTTCATGGGGAATCACAAAATCCGGATCGGGATGGTTGTGTAATAATTTATGGAGCCATTATTTGTATACAAACGATCAGGTATATTTGGCTGAAATTTATCCGGTTTTAAAAGGTGCAGCACAATTTTATAAAAGCATGCTGGTAAAAGACTCGGAAACGGGCTGGTTAGTAACTTCGCCATCGGTATCGCCGGAAAATTCATTTTTACTACCAAATGGCGATGCATCACACGTTTGCATGGGGCCTACAATTGACAATCAGATTATCCGCGAATTATTCAACAATGTTATAATAGCGTCTAAAAAACTAGGATTAGATAATGATTTGAGTATTGAACTCGAAAAACAATTAAAGTTGTTACCGCCACCAGGAGTTGTTGGTCCTGACGGAAGAATTATGGAATGGCTGAAACCTTATAAAGAAGAAGATCCTCAACACCGTCACATTTCTCATTTATACGGCTTGTATCCGGCATCTTTGATTACTCCTGAAAACAAACCTGAACTTGCAGACGCAATCAAAAAAACGCTTGAAGTAAGGGGAGACGACGGACCAAGTTGGTCTATAGCTTATAAAATGTTGTTTTGGTCTCGTTTGAAAGAAGGAAACAAAGCTTACAGATTATTAAAAACAATATTAAGACCAACATTGGCAACCAATATTAATTATGGAGCAGGAGGAGGAGTTTATCCAAATTTACTTTCGGCAGGACCGCCATTTCAAATTGACGGGAATTTTGGGGCAGCTGCCGGAATTGGCGAAATGCTGATTCAAAGCCACGCCGGATTTATTGAATTACTACCTGCAATGCCAGATATTTGGTTAAACGAAGGCGAAGTAAAAGGGCTTAAAGCCGAAGGAAACTTTACCATAAACATGAAATGGGAAAAAGGAAAAATCACCAAATATGAAATATTATCTCCTGTACCAATCAAAGTAAAAGTGAAAGTAAATGGAGTGTTGAAAGAAATCACTTCTTCTAAATTGTAA